In the genome of Dickeya fangzhongdai, one region contains:
- a CDS encoding helix-turn-helix transcriptional regulator: MSRAQRLLTLIQLLRSHRFAVPGPQLADKLGISLRTLYRDIATLQSQGAPIIGEAGLGYVLQPGFTLPPLMFTEEEIEALVLGSRWVARQADPRLQEGARSALMKIAAVLPDALRDTLDGTTLLVAPANLTARDSVDLQPLRQAIRDGRKVTLHYQDGQGNTSTRLIWPFVLGYFEQVRVLGAWCETRQAFRHFRTDRILAFAVEAETYPVSRRRLFKQWREQQGIRLPKEGY, translated from the coding sequence ATGTCCCGCGCCCAACGCCTGCTCACCCTGATCCAATTGCTGAGAAGCCATCGTTTCGCCGTGCCCGGCCCGCAGTTGGCGGACAAACTGGGCATCAGCCTGCGCACGCTGTACCGCGATATCGCCACGCTGCAATCCCAGGGCGCGCCGATTATCGGCGAAGCCGGCCTCGGCTACGTGCTGCAACCGGGTTTCACCCTGCCGCCGCTGATGTTTACCGAAGAAGAGATTGAAGCGCTGGTGCTGGGGTCGCGTTGGGTGGCCAGACAGGCGGACCCTCGTTTGCAGGAAGGCGCCAGAAGCGCACTGATGAAGATCGCCGCCGTGCTGCCCGATGCGCTGCGCGACACGCTGGACGGCACCACGCTGCTGGTGGCGCCGGCGAACCTGACGGCACGCGATAGCGTCGACCTGCAACCGCTGCGTCAGGCGATCCGCGACGGACGCAAAGTCACGCTGCATTATCAGGACGGGCAGGGCAATACCTCAACCCGCCTGATCTGGCCGTTCGTGCTGGGTTATTTCGAACAGGTCCGGGTTCTTGGCGCCTGGTGCGAAACGCGTCAGGCGTTCCGCCACTTCCGCACCGACCGCATCCTCGCCTTTGCGGTCGAAGCCGAAACCTACCCGGTGTCGCGACGCCGTCTGTTCAAACAATGGCGAGAGCAGCAAGGTATCCGATTGCCCAAAGAAGGCTACTGA
- a CDS encoding VOC family protein — translation MTDAHYVLFYVDNPARSARFYGQLLDLTPVEQSPTFAMFALKADLVLGLWSKHTVEPAVAQPGFSSELAFRLPDPAAVDACYARWTAQDVTVVQIPTTVDFGYTFTVLDPDGHRLRVFAYPNA, via the coding sequence ATGACAGACGCCCATTACGTACTTTTCTACGTTGATAACCCGGCCCGCAGCGCCCGTTTCTACGGTCAACTGCTGGATCTGACCCCGGTAGAACAATCTCCCACTTTTGCGATGTTTGCGCTGAAAGCCGACCTGGTGCTGGGGCTGTGGTCAAAACACACCGTAGAGCCCGCCGTTGCCCAGCCGGGCTTTTCCAGCGAGCTGGCTTTCCGTCTGCCGGACCCGGCGGCGGTCGATGCCTGCTACGCCCGCTGGACCGCACAGGACGTGACCGTCGTTCAGATACCGACCACCGTGGACTTTGGCTACACCTTTACGGTGCTGGATCCGGACGGCCATCGTCTGCGCGTTTTTGCCTATCCCAACGCCTGA
- a CDS encoding helix-turn-helix domain-containing protein, whose product MLSLHTAYDIQQNLKQHLKAMRKHRKLSVDALSRQSGVPNSTIRKFEATGNISLRQFLMLYEVLGNLNDLNMLTHQSHTPTSIEEVLKNA is encoded by the coding sequence ATGCTATCGCTACACACGGCTTACGATATTCAACAAAACCTCAAACAGCACCTGAAAGCGATGCGCAAACATCGCAAACTCTCTGTCGACGCCCTGTCCCGACAGTCCGGTGTTCCCAACAGCACTATCCGAAAGTTTGAAGCGACCGGTAATATCTCGCTAAGACAGTTTCTGATGCTGTACGAAGTACTGGGCAACCTGAACGATCTCAACATGCTCACCCATCAGTCACATACGCCGACCAGCATCGAAGAGGTGCTCAAAAATGCTTAG
- a CDS encoding type II toxin-antitoxin system HipA family toxin, with product MLSVPLDVIRRLSDGRDERVGQLAENRQGVYFQYDADYLAGHTSSLGPFNLVFNNQLQAAPHQPHYGLHGIFGDSLPDGWGLYLMDRFFRQQGYNPARITALERLAFIGHRGPGALRYEPAMSRPDGVGEELIELIQLGYAAVEEFEGTESSLIAHLMNAGGSGGARPKLSVTKKPDGSFTTRQDTAGDKLLVKLTSEKFALQHAESQIEYLYMKIARQAGIDVADFELLPVGEGRYWLQQSRFDCVGETGRLHMVSASGLLDASFRAPSLDYVDLVKATRLLCGVAEARKLLRRALFNYLLVNQDDHAKNFSFLADDQDNWRLSPFYDVVYSPSPQGEHMTAFNGHGSRITLSAMEQLAGQAGLSGANAVLKIVDELYEVAKDFHREASHFNLPAPLITTIQREIDSKWRQLRE from the coding sequence ATGCTTAGTGTGCCGCTGGATGTCATACGCCGCTTAAGTGATGGCCGGGACGAACGGGTTGGGCAACTGGCGGAAAACCGCCAGGGCGTCTATTTCCAGTATGACGCAGACTATCTCGCTGGCCATACATCCTCGCTCGGCCCTTTCAATCTGGTCTTCAATAATCAGCTTCAGGCAGCGCCGCACCAGCCTCATTACGGCTTACACGGCATATTTGGCGACAGTCTGCCTGATGGCTGGGGTTTGTATCTGATGGACCGATTTTTCCGCCAGCAGGGTTATAACCCCGCTCGGATTACTGCTCTGGAAAGACTGGCTTTTATCGGTCACCGTGGCCCGGGCGCATTGCGCTATGAACCAGCAATGTCCCGCCCTGATGGGGTTGGTGAAGAGCTGATTGAGCTGATTCAACTGGGTTATGCCGCTGTCGAAGAGTTCGAAGGCACGGAATCCAGCCTGATTGCGCACCTGATGAATGCCGGGGGTTCTGGCGGCGCCAGACCGAAGCTCAGCGTAACAAAAAAACCTGACGGTTCTTTTACCACTCGTCAGGATACAGCGGGCGACAAGCTGCTGGTCAAGCTCACGTCAGAAAAATTCGCTCTCCAGCACGCTGAAAGCCAGATCGAGTATCTCTATATGAAAATAGCCAGGCAGGCCGGTATTGATGTGGCTGACTTTGAGTTACTGCCTGTCGGTGAAGGGCGCTATTGGTTACAACAATCCCGATTTGACTGCGTGGGCGAAACAGGCCGGTTGCATATGGTATCCGCCAGCGGCTTGCTGGATGCGAGCTTCCGCGCCCCCTCTCTGGATTATGTCGATTTGGTCAAGGCAACGCGACTGCTGTGCGGCGTGGCGGAAGCCAGAAAGTTACTGCGCCGGGCACTGTTCAATTATCTGTTGGTCAATCAGGACGACCATGCCAAAAACTTCTCGTTTCTGGCGGACGATCAGGACAACTGGCGGCTTTCCCCGTTTTATGATGTGGTCTACAGCCCATCGCCACAGGGAGAACATATGACGGCGTTTAATGGTCATGGCTCACGAATTACCCTAAGCGCAATGGAGCAACTGGCGGGGCAGGCTGGTTTATCGGGAGCTAACGCTGTGCTCAAAATCGTGGATGAACTCTACGAAGTTGCCAAAGATTTTCATCGTGAAGCCAGCCATTTCAACCTACCAGCTCCATTGATCACCACCATTCAGCGGGAGATCGATAGCAAGTGGCGGCAATTGAGAGAATAA
- the dppF gene encoding dipeptide ABC transporter ATP-binding subunit DppF, which translates to MNAAGQPYLLQAIDLKKHYPVKKGLFAPERLVKALDGVSFTLERGKTLAVVGESGCGKSTLGRLLTMIETPSHGELYYQGQDLLKPDPAAQKLRRQKIQIVFQNPYASLNPRKKVGQILEEPLVINTDLSKAERREKALAMMAKVGLKTEHYDRYPHMFSGGQRQRIAIARGLMLDPDVVIADEPVSALDVSVRAQVLNLMMDLQQDLGLSYVFISHDLSVVEHIADEVMVMYLGRCVEKGSKDAIFSNPRHPYTQALLSATPRLNPDARRERIKLTGELPSPLSPPPGCAFNARCQHRFGTCTQLQPQLKPHGEQLVACFAVEQEDSQVS; encoded by the coding sequence ATGAATGCCGCCGGGCAGCCGTACCTGCTGCAGGCGATTGATTTGAAAAAACACTACCCGGTGAAAAAAGGGTTGTTTGCGCCGGAGCGGCTGGTAAAGGCGCTGGATGGCGTATCCTTTACGCTGGAGCGCGGCAAGACGCTGGCGGTGGTGGGCGAGTCCGGTTGCGGCAAGTCCACGCTGGGCCGCCTGCTGACCATGATTGAAACCCCGTCGCACGGCGAGCTGTATTATCAGGGGCAGGATCTGCTCAAGCCGGACCCGGCGGCGCAGAAGCTGCGCCGGCAGAAAATTCAGATCGTGTTCCAGAACCCGTACGCGTCGCTCAACCCGCGCAAGAAGGTAGGCCAGATCCTGGAAGAGCCGCTGGTGATCAACACCGATCTCAGCAAGGCGGAACGCCGCGAGAAAGCGCTGGCGATGATGGCGAAAGTGGGCCTGAAAACCGAGCACTACGACCGCTATCCGCACATGTTTTCCGGCGGCCAGCGCCAGCGTATCGCCATCGCCCGCGGGCTGATGCTTGACCCGGACGTGGTGATCGCCGACGAACCGGTGTCCGCGCTGGACGTGTCGGTACGCGCGCAGGTGCTGAACCTGATGATGGATTTGCAGCAGGATTTGGGGCTGTCTTACGTATTCATCTCCCACGACCTGTCGGTGGTGGAGCACATCGCCGATGAAGTGATGGTGATGTATCTGGGCCGCTGTGTGGAGAAAGGCAGCAAAGACGCCATTTTCAGCAACCCGCGCCATCCGTATACCCAGGCGCTGTTGTCCGCCACGCCGCGCCTGAACCCGGACGCCCGCCGCGAACGCATCAAGCTGACCGGCGAGCTGCCAAGCCCGCTCAGTCCGCCGCCGGGCTGTGCCTTCAACGCCCGCTGCCAGCACCGTTTCGGCACCTGTACCCAGTTGCAGCCACAGCTGAAACCGCACGGCGAGCAACTGGTCGCCTGCTTTGCGGTGGAGCAAGAGGACAGTCAGGTAAGCTGA
- the dppD gene encoding dipeptide ABC transporter ATP-binding protein yields MALLNVEKLSVHFGDEGLPFRAVDRISYQVEQGQVVGIVGESGSGKSVSSLAIMGLIDFPGKVMADRLEFNQRDLQTLSDKERRQLVGAEVAMIFQDPMTSLNPCYTVGFQIMEAIKVHQGGNRKTRRQRAIDLLNQVGIPDPESRLDVYPHQLSGGMSQRVMIAMAIACRPKLLIADEPTTALDVTIQAQIIELLLELQQKENMALILITHDLALVAEAAHHIIVMYAGQVVESGKAADIFRAPRHPYTQALLRALPEFAVDKSRLASLPGVVPGKYDRPNGCLLNPRCPYASDRCRQEEPEMRDIPGRQVKCHTPLDDAGRPTV; encoded by the coding sequence ATGGCGTTACTCAACGTAGAGAAACTGTCGGTGCACTTTGGCGACGAGGGGCTGCCGTTTCGCGCGGTAGACCGCATCAGCTATCAGGTGGAGCAAGGGCAGGTGGTCGGCATCGTCGGCGAGTCCGGCTCGGGTAAATCGGTCAGTTCGCTGGCGATCATGGGGTTGATTGATTTCCCCGGCAAGGTGATGGCCGACCGGCTGGAGTTCAACCAGCGCGACCTGCAGACGCTGTCCGACAAGGAACGGCGTCAACTGGTGGGGGCGGAAGTGGCGATGATCTTCCAGGACCCGATGACCAGCCTCAACCCTTGCTACACCGTGGGTTTCCAGATTATGGAGGCCATCAAGGTGCATCAGGGCGGTAACCGTAAAACTCGCCGTCAGCGGGCGATCGACCTGTTGAATCAGGTGGGTATTCCCGACCCGGAATCGCGGCTGGATGTGTATCCGCACCAGCTGTCGGGCGGGATGAGCCAGCGCGTGATGATCGCCATGGCGATTGCCTGTCGGCCGAAGCTGCTGATCGCCGACGAACCGACGACGGCGCTGGACGTGACCATTCAGGCGCAGATCATCGAACTGCTGCTGGAGTTGCAGCAGAAAGAGAACATGGCGCTGATCCTGATTACCCACGATCTGGCGCTGGTGGCGGAAGCGGCGCACCACATCATCGTGATGTACGCCGGGCAGGTGGTGGAATCTGGCAAGGCGGCGGACATTTTCCGCGCTCCGCGTCACCCCTATACCCAGGCGCTGCTGCGCGCGCTGCCGGAATTCGCGGTGGACAAGTCCCGGCTGGCATCGCTGCCGGGCGTGGTGCCGGGCAAATACGACCGGCCGAACGGCTGCCTGCTCAATCCGCGCTGCCCGTACGCCAGCGATCGCTGCCGCCAGGAAGAGCCTGAGATGCGGGACATCCCCGGTCGTCAGGTGAAATGTCATACACCGCTGGATGATGCGGGGAGGCCAACCGTATGA
- a CDS encoding DUF3828 domain-containing protein gives MNKLLPLVLLLSAASYAADAPAPKHADADTLKAELTAPSAAPAAEEEEEEYVDTDGAAKQAIAFYQWYLGQIIQDKHPIQDNDPALEKYVARDTVKALRTSKVSMDVDFFLRVQDFDDDDWRQNISIESTDADPVCANLYMVLGKKSPKRLVSCYVQEDGAWKLRSVTDLNEMFTKK, from the coding sequence ATGAACAAGTTACTCCCTCTGGTACTGCTGTTATCCGCCGCATCCTATGCAGCCGACGCCCCGGCGCCAAAGCATGCCGATGCGGATACGCTCAAAGCCGAGCTGACGGCTCCCAGCGCCGCCCCCGCCGCTGAAGAGGAAGAAGAGGAATACGTGGATACCGATGGCGCGGCAAAACAGGCGATTGCCTTTTATCAGTGGTATCTCGGGCAAATTATCCAGGACAAGCACCCTATTCAGGATAATGACCCGGCACTGGAGAAGTATGTCGCCCGCGACACCGTCAAGGCGCTGCGTACCTCAAAGGTTTCCATGGATGTGGATTTCTTTCTCCGGGTACAGGATTTTGACGATGACGACTGGCGGCAGAATATCAGTATCGAAAGTACCGATGCCGACCCTGTCTGCGCCAACCTGTATATGGTGTTGGGCAAAAAAAGCCCGAAACGCCTCGTCAGTTGTTATGTGCAGGAAGACGGTGCCTGGAAGCTGCGCTCGGTGACGGATCTGAACGAGATGTTTACCAAAAAATAA
- the dppC gene encoding dipeptide ABC transporter permease DppC, whose amino-acid sequence MTHVTESAATTAPKPMTPLQEFWHYFKRNKGAVVGLVYIILMLVVAIGASVLAPHSPAEQFRDALLKPPVWQEGGSWQYLFGTDDVGRDVLSRLMYGARLSLLVGCLVVVMSLILGVVFGLVAGYFGGAVDAAIMRLVDIMLALPSLLLALVLVAIFGPSIVNASLALTFVSLPHYVRLTRAAVLVEVNRDYVTASRVAGAGPLRQMFVNIFPNCLAPLIVQASMGFSNAILDMAALGFLGMGAQPPTPEWGTMLSDVLQFAQSAWWVVTFPGLAILLTVLAFNLMGDGLRDALDPKLKQ is encoded by the coding sequence ATGACTCACGTTACCGAATCCGCAGCGACGACTGCGCCGAAGCCGATGACCCCGCTGCAGGAGTTCTGGCACTATTTCAAACGTAACAAAGGGGCCGTGGTCGGCCTGGTCTACATCATTCTGATGCTGGTGGTGGCGATTGGGGCCAGCGTGCTGGCGCCGCATTCGCCGGCCGAGCAGTTCCGCGACGCGCTGCTTAAACCGCCGGTATGGCAGGAGGGCGGCAGCTGGCAGTACCTCTTCGGTACTGACGATGTCGGCCGCGATGTGCTGTCGCGCCTGATGTACGGCGCGCGCCTGTCGCTGCTGGTGGGCTGTCTGGTGGTGGTGATGTCGCTGATCCTCGGCGTCGTCTTCGGTCTGGTCGCCGGTTACTTCGGCGGCGCGGTCGATGCCGCCATCATGCGTCTGGTGGATATCATGCTGGCGCTGCCGAGCCTGCTGCTGGCGCTGGTGCTGGTGGCGATTTTCGGGCCATCCATCGTCAATGCGTCGCTGGCGCTGACCTTCGTGTCGCTGCCGCATTACGTGCGCCTGACCCGCGCCGCGGTGCTGGTGGAAGTCAACCGCGACTACGTCACCGCTTCGCGCGTGGCGGGCGCCGGTCCGCTGCGCCAGATGTTCGTCAACATTTTCCCTAACTGTCTGGCGCCGTTGATCGTGCAGGCATCGATGGGTTTTTCCAACGCCATTCTCGACATGGCCGCGCTTGGGTTCCTCGGCATGGGCGCACAGCCGCCCACACCGGAATGGGGCACCATGCTCTCCGACGTGCTGCAGTTTGCGCAGAGCGCCTGGTGGGTGGTGACGTTCCCCGGTCTGGCGATTCTGCTGACGGTATTGGCATTTAACCTGATGGGGGACGGCCTGCGTGATGCTCTCGACCCCAAACTCAAGCAGTAA
- the dppA gene encoding dipeptide ABC transporter periplasmic-binding protein DppA, producing MAKSLMKSRVLKFSLGLLALSVAAGVQAKTLVYCSEGSPEGFNPQLFTSGTTFDASSIPIYNRLVEFKNGTTEIEPGLAEKWDISADGKTYTFHLRKDVKWQDNKEFKPSRTFNADDVLFSFQRQIDANHPFHKVSGGSYEYFEGMGMPELISKIEKVDDYTVRFQLTRAEAPFLADLAMDFASIMSAEYGDKMLKAGSPEKIDLDPIGTGPFQLQQYQKDSRILYKRFDSFWGTKPGIDRLVFSITPDASVRYAKLQKDECQVMPYPNPADLASMKQDKNIELLQKPGLNVGYLSFNVEKKPLDNVKVRQALTYAVNKQAIIEAVYQGAGQAAKNLIPPTMWGYNDDIKDYAYDPAKAKALLKEAGLENGFEIDLWAMPVQRPYNPNARRMAEMIQADWAKVGVKAKIVTYEWGEYLKRAKAGEHQTVLMGWTGDNGDPDNFLATLFSCDAAKKGSNYSKWCYKPFEDLIQPARAVSDQAKRIELYKQAQVVMHDQAPALIVAHSTVYEPIRKNVKGYVIEPRGVHSFNHVSVD from the coding sequence ATGGCTAAATCCCTGATGAAATCAAGGGTGCTGAAATTCAGCCTTGGTTTGCTGGCGCTGTCCGTTGCCGCCGGTGTACAGGCAAAAACCCTGGTGTATTGCTCAGAAGGTTCTCCGGAAGGTTTTAACCCGCAGCTGTTCACGTCCGGCACCACTTTTGACGCCAGCTCCATTCCTATCTACAACCGTCTGGTTGAGTTCAAAAACGGCACCACGGAAATTGAACCGGGTCTGGCCGAAAAATGGGATATCAGCGCCGACGGCAAAACCTATACTTTCCACCTGCGCAAAGACGTGAAGTGGCAGGATAACAAAGAGTTCAAACCGAGCCGTACCTTCAACGCTGACGACGTACTGTTCTCCTTCCAGCGTCAGATCGACGCCAACCACCCGTTCCACAAAGTTTCCGGCGGCAGCTACGAATACTTTGAAGGCATGGGTATGCCGGAGCTGATCAGCAAAATCGAGAAAGTGGACGACTATACCGTCCGTTTCCAACTGACCCGCGCCGAAGCGCCGTTCCTGGCCGACCTGGCGATGGACTTTGCCTCCATCATGTCCGCCGAGTACGGCGACAAAATGCTGAAAGCCGGTTCGCCGGAGAAAATCGACCTGGATCCGATCGGTACCGGTCCGTTCCAGTTGCAGCAGTACCAGAAAGATTCCCGCATCCTCTACAAACGTTTTGACAGCTTCTGGGGCACCAAGCCGGGCATCGACCGTCTGGTCTTCTCCATTACGCCGGATGCATCCGTGCGTTACGCCAAGCTGCAGAAAGACGAATGTCAGGTGATGCCGTACCCGAACCCGGCGGATCTGGCCAGCATGAAGCAGGACAAGAACATTGAACTGCTGCAGAAGCCGGGCCTGAACGTGGGTTACCTGTCGTTCAACGTCGAGAAGAAACCGCTGGATAACGTGAAAGTGCGTCAGGCGCTGACTTACGCGGTGAACAAGCAGGCGATCATCGAAGCGGTTTATCAGGGCGCCGGTCAGGCCGCGAAAAACCTGATTCCGCCGACCATGTGGGGCTATAACGACGACATTAAAGATTACGCTTACGATCCGGCTAAAGCCAAAGCGCTGCTGAAAGAAGCGGGTCTGGAAAACGGTTTTGAAATCGACCTGTGGGCGATGCCGGTACAGCGTCCGTACAACCCGAATGCCCGCCGCATGGCGGAGATGATTCAGGCTGACTGGGCGAAAGTAGGCGTGAAAGCCAAGATCGTTACCTACGAGTGGGGCGAGTACCTCAAACGCGCCAAAGCCGGCGAACACCAGACCGTGCTGATGGGCTGGACCGGCGATAACGGGGATCCGGATAACTTCCTGGCTACCCTGTTCAGCTGCGACGCGGCGAAAAAAGGCTCCAACTACTCCAAATGGTGCTACAAGCCGTTTGAAGACCTGATCCAGCCGGCTCGCGCGGTGTCCGATCAGGCTAAACGTATCGAACTGTACAAGCAGGCTCAGGTTGTGATGCACGATCAGGCTCCGGCGCTGATTGTGGCGCACTCCACCGTGTATGAACCGATCCGTAAAAACGTGAAAGGCTACGTCATCGAGCCGCGCGGCGTGCACAGCTTCAATCACGTATCAGTAGATTAA
- the dppB gene encoding dipeptide ABC transporter permease DppB — MLQFILRRLGLVIPTFIGITLLTFAFVHLIPGDPVMIMAGERGISPERHAQLMAELGLDKPLWEQYLHYINGVLHGDLGMSLKSRIPVWDEFVPRFKATLELGVCAMIFAVIVGIPVGVLAAVKRGSVFDHTAVSIALTGYSMPIFWWGMMLIMLVSVQLNLTPVSGRVGDTVFLDDSLPLTGFMLIDTLIWGAEGDFKDAVMHMVLPAIVLGTIPLAVIVRMTRSAMLEVLGEDYIRTARAKGLGRLRVIVVHALRNAMLPVVTVIGLQVGTMLAGAILTETIFSWPGLGRWLIDALQRRDYPVVQSGVLLVATMIILVNLLVDVLYGVVNPRIRHKK, encoded by the coding sequence ATGTTGCAGTTCATACTCCGTCGTTTGGGGCTGGTTATCCCAACGTTTATCGGTATTACCCTACTGACTTTCGCTTTCGTGCACCTGATCCCCGGCGACCCGGTGATGATCATGGCAGGTGAGCGCGGTATTTCTCCGGAGCGCCACGCGCAGCTGATGGCGGAACTGGGGCTGGACAAGCCTCTTTGGGAGCAATACCTCCACTACATCAACGGTGTGTTGCACGGCGATCTGGGCATGTCCCTGAAGAGCCGCATACCGGTCTGGGACGAATTCGTGCCGCGGTTCAAAGCCACGCTGGAACTGGGCGTCTGCGCGATGATTTTCGCGGTGATCGTCGGTATTCCGGTCGGGGTGCTGGCGGCGGTCAAGCGCGGTTCCGTGTTCGATCATACCGCGGTCAGCATCGCGCTGACCGGCTACTCCATGCCGATTTTCTGGTGGGGCATGATGCTGATCATGCTGGTATCGGTGCAGTTGAACCTGACGCCGGTATCCGGCCGGGTGGGCGACACCGTGTTTCTGGATGATTCCCTGCCGCTGACCGGCTTTATGCTGATCGACACCTTAATCTGGGGCGCGGAAGGCGACTTCAAAGATGCCGTGATGCACATGGTGCTGCCGGCTATTGTGCTCGGCACCATTCCGCTGGCGGTGATTGTACGTATGACGCGCTCGGCGATGCTGGAAGTGCTGGGCGAGGACTATATCCGTACCGCTCGCGCCAAGGGGCTGGGCCGGCTGCGGGTGATTGTGGTGCATGCGTTGCGCAACGCCATGCTGCCGGTGGTGACGGTGATCGGCTTGCAGGTGGGCACCATGCTGGCCGGGGCGATCCTGACCGAAACCATTTTCTCCTGGCCGGGGCTGGGCCGCTGGCTGATCGATGCGCTGCAGCGCCGCGACTATCCGGTGGTGCAGAGCGGGGTATTGCTGGTCGCCACCATGATTATTCTGGTGAACCTGCTGGTGGATGTGCTCTACGGCGTGGTGAACCCGCGTATCCGGCATAAGAAATAA
- a CDS encoding PLP-dependent aminotransferase family protein, which translates to MSDTPRYRQIADHFIRAIQSGTLPAHHRLPSVRALAQQHGTSATTAMKVLRTLEDEHFALARPKSGFFVADTRRSNAMTAVPQPVALPVLDEQTELHLSLVGTECRVRLDLANGDNALYPLKKMGRLIRQASYTNPMMLGNDVKGSGYLPLKEEIARRALDYGCHLHPDDILITNGCIEALSLSLRAVTRSGDAVAVQSPCYFVLLQMLRNLGLRVVEVGQDASGHMDVDQLESLFSQRQVSAFISLTNINNPLGTSLPDTYKRRIADAADRYGIALIEDDTFADTAFGEQRPFPLRAFSPNVLLCNGFSKTVGPGIRIGWVSSAHWQRKLAALKFTSTMGTSLTPQVALADLLRNGGYDAHLRKLRRELARQVARLRQAVLHYFPAGTQISQPEGGYAIWVTLPPGCCSSRDLFSRARQQGIGIAPGHIFATDRRYDHCLRLNAGFGWNEEVHDAIRLLAHWVRENGTDRPVELMQ; encoded by the coding sequence ATGTCAGACACCCCCCGTTACCGCCAGATTGCCGATCACTTCATTCGGGCCATCCAGAGCGGCACGTTGCCTGCCCATCACCGGCTCCCGTCGGTGCGGGCGCTGGCGCAGCAACATGGCACCAGCGCCACCACGGCGATGAAGGTGCTGCGCACGCTGGAAGATGAGCATTTCGCCCTCGCCCGACCCAAATCCGGCTTTTTCGTCGCCGACACGCGCCGCAGCAATGCCATGACGGCGGTCCCGCAGCCGGTCGCGCTGCCGGTGCTCGACGAACAAACCGAATTGCACCTGTCGCTGGTCGGCACCGAATGCCGGGTGCGGCTCGACTTGGCTAACGGCGATAACGCGCTCTATCCGCTGAAAAAGATGGGGCGGCTCATCCGTCAGGCCAGTTACACCAATCCGATGATGCTGGGCAACGACGTCAAGGGCAGCGGCTATTTGCCGCTAAAAGAAGAGATCGCCCGTCGGGCGTTGGATTACGGCTGCCATCTGCATCCCGACGATATTCTGATCACCAACGGCTGCATCGAAGCGCTGTCGCTGTCGTTGCGGGCGGTGACCCGTAGCGGCGACGCGGTGGCGGTGCAGTCGCCCTGCTATTTCGTGCTGTTGCAGATGTTGCGCAATCTGGGATTGCGGGTGGTGGAAGTCGGGCAGGACGCCAGCGGGCATATGGATGTAGACCAACTGGAGTCGCTGTTCAGCCAGCGTCAGGTGAGCGCGTTCATCTCGCTGACCAACATCAACAATCCGCTCGGCACCAGCTTGCCGGATACCTACAAGCGCCGTATCGCCGACGCGGCGGATCGGTACGGCATCGCGCTGATTGAAGACGATACCTTCGCCGATACCGCTTTCGGCGAACAGCGGCCGTTTCCGTTACGCGCGTTCAGCCCCAATGTGCTGCTCTGCAACGGCTTTTCCAAGACGGTCGGCCCCGGCATCCGCATCGGCTGGGTCAGCAGCGCTCACTGGCAGCGCAAACTCGCCGCCCTCAAATTCACCTCCACCATGGGCACGTCGCTGACGCCGCAGGTGGCGCTGGCCGATCTGTTGCGCAATGGCGGTTACGACGCCCATCTGCGCAAACTACGCCGCGAACTGGCGCGCCAGGTTGCCCGGCTGCGTCAGGCGGTGCTGCATTACTTCCCGGCCGGCACCCAGATCTCGCAACCGGAAGGCGGCTACGCCATCTGGGTCACGCTGCCGCCGGGCTGTTGCTCGTCGCGCGATCTGTTTTCCCGCGCCCGGCAGCAGGGCATCGGCATCGCGCCGGGGCACATTTTCGCCACCGACCGGCGCTACGACCACTGCCTACGGCTCAACGCCGGTTTCGGCTGGAACGAAGAGGTACACGACGCTATTCGGCTGCTGGCGCACTGGGTGCGGGAGAACGGAACCGATCGCCCAGTGGAATTGATGCAGTAG